The Galactobacillus timonensis genome has a segment encoding these proteins:
- a CDS encoding GDP-L-fucose synthase family protein, whose translation MIPEEYRSKQPPMAKDAKIYVAGHHGMVGSAIVRELQKQGYTNIVTRTHKELDLTRQDAVEQFFASEKPEYVFLAAAKVGGIVANQEALADFMYENMILEMNVIHSAWQNGVRKLEFLGSSCIYPRMAPQPMKESCLLTSELEKTNEAYALAKISGLKYCEYLNRQYGTDYISVMPTNLYGPNDNYHPTHSHVLPALIRRFHEAKEQNLPYVTCWGDGSPLREFLYVDDLANFCVFLMNNYSGNETVNAGTGKELTIRELTEKVAKIVGYTGEIRWDPSKPNGTPRKLLDISKSKAMGWQPKTSLDEGIRLTYQDFLNNPVRAER comes from the coding sequence ATGATTCCGGAAGAATACAGAAGCAAACAGCCGCCAATGGCGAAGGACGCAAAGATCTATGTTGCCGGTCATCACGGCATGGTCGGCTCCGCCATTGTCAGAGAGCTGCAGAAACAGGGCTATACAAATATCGTCACACGTACACACAAGGAGCTGGATCTGACCCGTCAGGATGCCGTGGAACAGTTCTTTGCCAGCGAAAAGCCGGAGTATGTGTTCCTTGCGGCAGCCAAGGTTGGGGGCATTGTCGCCAACCAGGAGGCTCTGGCCGATTTCATGTATGAAAACATGATCCTGGAAATGAATGTGATCCACAGCGCCTGGCAGAACGGCGTCAGGAAGCTGGAGTTTCTCGGAAGCTCGTGCATTTATCCCCGCATGGCTCCCCAGCCGATGAAGGAAAGCTGCCTTCTCACCTCCGAGCTTGAAAAAACCAATGAAGCCTATGCGCTCGCCAAGATTTCGGGTCTCAAATACTGTGAATATCTGAACCGTCAGTACGGTACGGATTATATTTCCGTCATGCCGACAAATCTCTACGGTCCCAATGACAATTATCATCCGACGCACAGCCATGTACTTCCGGCTCTGATCCGCCGCTTCCATGAGGCAAAGGAACAGAATCTTCCCTACGTAACCTGCTGGGGTGACGGTTCGCCGCTGCGTGAATTTCTTTACGTGGATGATCTTGCGAATTTCTGTGTCTTTCTGATGAACAACTACAGCGGCAACGAAACCGTCAATGCCGGCACAGGCAAGGAACTGACCATCCGCGAGCTTACGGAAAAGGTCGCAAAGATCGTAGGCTATACGGGTGAAATCCGCTGGGACCCGTCCAAACCAAATGGAACGCCGCGGAAGCTTCTCGATATCAGTAAGTCCAAAGCCATGGGCTGGCAGCCGAAGACAAGTCTTGACGAAGGCATCCGCCTGACCTATCAGGACTTTCTGAACAACCCGGTGCGGGCCGAGAGGTAA
- a CDS encoding sugar phosphate nucleotidyltransferase, producing the protein MNLILLSGGSGKRLWPLSNDVRSKQFLKIFKRPGGTYESMVQRIFRQVHEVEPQAQILITTSRSQVSALHNQLGEHVDVCIEPSRRDTFAAIALACSYLHEIRKMPLDEAVVVCPVDPYVNNDYFEMLQKIYQRAKESEQGLVLMGIEPTYPSEKYGYIIPKTKDPVSLVECFKEKPDAETAAGYIAQGALWNGGVFGFKIGHVLQKAEELLSFSGYQDLYDHYDAVQKISFDYAFVEKEPHIEVLRFQGQWLDAGTWNTLSKVMTDPVIGQGELDETCEDTTVVNELNLPILCMGLKNVVVAASPDGILVADKDRSSYMKPYVDKLEQPARFAEKSWGSYEVLDVQKASMTILVTLKPGSRMNYHSHDHRNEIWAVLSGNGETVVDGMKQPVKPGDVITIEAGCRHTIIALSELKVIEVQLGEEISVHDKHKYSLDE; encoded by the coding sequence ATGAATCTTATTTTACTTTCCGGAGGGTCCGGCAAGCGTCTCTGGCCCCTTTCCAACGATGTACGCTCCAAACAGTTTCTGAAAATATTCAAGCGTCCGGGCGGAACCTACGAATCCATGGTTCAGAGAATCTTCCGCCAGGTCCACGAAGTGGAACCGCAGGCGCAGATTCTCATCACCACAAGCCGTTCCCAGGTATCAGCGCTGCACAATCAGCTTGGCGAACACGTAGACGTATGCATCGAGCCTTCCCGCCGCGACACCTTTGCGGCCATTGCGCTGGCCTGTTCCTATCTTCATGAAATCAGGAAGATGCCGCTGGATGAGGCGGTTGTCGTCTGCCCCGTTGATCCCTATGTGAACAACGACTATTTTGAGATGCTGCAGAAGATTTATCAGCGGGCAAAGGAATCGGAGCAGGGTCTTGTTCTGATGGGAATTGAACCGACTTATCCAAGCGAAAAATACGGATATATCATCCCGAAGACAAAGGATCCGGTTTCACTGGTCGAGTGCTTCAAGGAGAAGCCGGACGCTGAGACCGCTGCCGGCTATATTGCGCAGGGGGCTCTGTGGAACGGCGGCGTCTTCGGTTTCAAAATCGGACATGTCCTGCAGAAGGCGGAGGAACTGCTGTCCTTCTCGGGCTATCAGGATCTCTATGATCATTACGATGCTGTGCAGAAGATTTCCTTTGACTATGCCTTTGTCGAAAAGGAACCGCATATCGAAGTTCTCCGTTTTCAGGGCCAGTGGCTCGATGCCGGCACATGGAATACCTTAAGCAAAGTGATGACGGATCCGGTGATCGGCCAGGGCGAGCTCGATGAGACCTGTGAAGATACAACCGTCGTCAATGAGCTGAACCTGCCGATTCTGTGCATGGGATTGAAGAATGTTGTTGTTGCGGCAAGCCCCGATGGAATTCTGGTGGCGGACAAGGACCGCTCCAGCTATATGAAGCCCTATGTTGACAAACTGGAACAGCCGGCCCGGTTTGCCGAAAAATCGTGGGGCAGCTATGAGGTACTGGATGTTCAGAAGGCAAGCATGACGATTCTGGTAACCCTGAAGCCCGGCAGCCGGATGAACTATCACAGCCACGATCATCGCAATGAAATATGGGCGGTGCTCTCGGGCAACGGTGAGACAGTCGTTGACGGCATGAAACAGCCCGTAAAACCGGGGGATGTCATTACGATCGAAGCCGGCTGCCGCCATACGATCATTGCCCTCAGTGAGCTGAAGGTGATCGAAGTTCAGCTGGGAGAAGAAATCAGTGTTCATGACAAGCACAAATACTCGCTCGATGAATGA
- the istA gene encoding IS21 family transposase, whose amino-acid sequence MSKVPEKESKILKASRYIEKGQLSQGKIAAALHISKNHVSIIARKMAENGWTSQDVESMSEEQRKEVFKRKDLPEPAVKKEILYAEPDYEYLCRELLKPGVNKATLHEEYVEDCRRAGLVPLQLTQFKVHMNEHLQTKSFSEIIHHRPGEETEVDWTGDPAHWHDPDTGEVVTGWLFVGVLPFSGYGYAEVFPDMKLPNWIMAHVHMYEYFGGTTRVLICDNLKTGVIKHPVTGDVILQTDYEAFANYYGMVVEPARVKKPNDKGTVENLVGNLESYILAKLRNFQCFSIGEYNAEVRKYLDKFNAKPFQKKEGSRLSSYLDYERTEMIPLPSVPYEYYQKKLAKVQSNCCISYAKNFYSVPYRYIGSTVILRIYHNHIDIYSGDEKLCSHGLIVGRTGLYVTDNSHFPPHSSNYGDWNSSRFHRWAEDYGPYTYEVIDKLFRYGGAEQKYYNSARSILKLADLYSPARVEQACQLALKHFKRPVYRNIKAILYAGQDLKEAQIQDQNSDTGKQREEKSHVRGAAYYAKK is encoded by the coding sequence ATGTCGAAGGTACCAGAAAAGGAATCAAAGATTCTGAAAGCCTCACGGTACATTGAGAAAGGGCAACTGTCGCAGGGGAAAATCGCTGCGGCCCTCCACATCTCAAAAAACCACGTATCCATCATCGCGAGAAAAATGGCTGAGAACGGCTGGACATCACAGGATGTTGAATCCATGAGCGAGGAACAGAGAAAGGAGGTGTTCAAACGGAAAGACCTTCCGGAGCCTGCAGTAAAAAAAGAAATCTTATATGCAGAGCCTGACTATGAGTATCTTTGCCGGGAATTATTAAAACCTGGTGTTAACAAGGCGACACTTCACGAAGAGTATGTTGAAGATTGCAGGCGCGCAGGTCTGGTGCCTCTTCAGCTGACGCAGTTTAAGGTCCATATGAATGAGCATCTGCAGACAAAATCATTTTCAGAGATCATCCATCACAGACCTGGGGAAGAAACGGAGGTGGACTGGACCGGTGATCCGGCGCATTGGCATGATCCGGATACTGGAGAAGTGGTAACTGGATGGCTGTTTGTGGGAGTGCTCCCATTCAGCGGATACGGTTATGCGGAAGTGTTCCCGGACATGAAACTTCCTAACTGGATCATGGCGCATGTACACATGTATGAATACTTTGGCGGCACGACCAGAGTGCTTATCTGTGACAATCTTAAAACCGGCGTTATTAAGCATCCGGTTACCGGCGATGTGATTCTCCAGACAGACTATGAAGCGTTTGCCAACTACTATGGAATGGTAGTTGAGCCGGCGCGTGTTAAGAAACCGAATGATAAAGGCACGGTTGAAAATCTTGTTGGTAATCTAGAGAGTTACATTCTTGCAAAGCTTCGGAATTTCCAGTGCTTCTCCATTGGGGAATACAATGCGGAAGTTCGAAAATATCTGGATAAATTCAATGCGAAGCCATTCCAGAAAAAAGAAGGGAGCAGGCTGAGCTCATATCTCGATTATGAACGTACAGAGATGATTCCACTTCCTTCTGTTCCGTATGAGTACTATCAAAAGAAACTTGCCAAGGTCCAAAGCAACTGCTGTATCAGTTATGCGAAGAATTTCTATTCCGTACCCTATCGGTATATTGGCAGTACTGTGATACTGCGAATCTATCACAATCATATTGATATCTATTCCGGGGACGAAAAACTCTGCAGCCACGGCTTAATCGTTGGTCGTACGGGCTTATACGTGACAGACAACAGTCATTTTCCTCCTCATAGTTCTAACTATGGTGATTGGAACAGCAGCCGCTTCCACAGATGGGCAGAAGACTATGGCCCGTATACATATGAGGTGATCGACAAATTGTTTCGATACGGAGGCGCTGAGCAGAAATACTACAACAGCGCCCGATCCATATTAAAACTGGCAGATCTGTATTCTCCGGCAAGAGTTGAGCAGGCGTGCCAGCTAGCACTGAAACACTTCAAGCGTCCAGTCTATAGGAATATTAAAGCGATTCTTTATGCCGGACAAGACTTGAAAGAGGCGCAGATACAGGACCAGAATTCTGACACAGGCAAACAGCGCGAAGAGAAATCGCATGTCCGCGGAGCAGCTTATTATGCCAAGAAATAA
- the gmd gene encoding GDP-mannose 4,6-dehydratase, giving the protein MKKAVITGITGQDGSYLAEFLLEKGYEVHGIVRRSSISNTGRIDSLIRQHRIILHDGDLTDGSGLIRIINEVRPDEIYNLAAQSDVHVSFDSSEYTGNVDALGVLRLLEAIRICGLTKTTRFYQASTSELFGKVEEVPQKETTPFHPYSPYAVAKLYGYWIVKEYREAYGMFACNGILFNHESERRGENFVTRKITLAAGRIAEGLQDHLELGNMDSRRDWGYAKDYVKCQWLILQQDQPDDYVIASGEQHTVQDFTDKAFRANGIELRWEGEGKDKKAYDAKTGKMLVCTNEKWYRPTDVVNLLGDPTKAKNRLGWNPQETPYEELVRIMAEHDRRQAKLEKALKDSAVD; this is encoded by the coding sequence ATGAAAAAAGCAGTCATCACCGGCATCACCGGTCAAGATGGTTCCTATCTCGCCGAGTTTCTTCTCGAAAAAGGCTATGAAGTCCATGGCATCGTCCGCCGCTCTTCCATTTCCAACACCGGCCGCATCGATTCTCTGATCCGGCAGCACCGGATCATTCTTCATGACGGCGATCTGACCGACGGGTCCGGATTAATCCGGATCATCAACGAAGTCCGGCCCGATGAAATCTACAATCTCGCCGCCCAGTCCGATGTCCACGTCTCCTTCGACTCCTCCGAATATACCGGAAATGTTGATGCGCTTGGCGTTCTGCGTCTGTTGGAAGCGATCCGCATCTGCGGCCTGACAAAGACAACGCGCTTCTATCAGGCATCGACTTCCGAACTGTTCGGAAAGGTTGAAGAAGTTCCCCAGAAGGAAACCACCCCGTTCCATCCCTACAGTCCCTATGCAGTTGCAAAGCTGTACGGCTACTGGATCGTGAAGGAGTATCGGGAGGCATACGGCATGTTTGCCTGCAACGGCATCCTCTTTAACCACGAATCCGAACGTCGCGGCGAAAACTTTGTGACCAGAAAGATCACCCTGGCGGCCGGCCGGATTGCCGAGGGGCTTCAGGACCATCTGGAGCTTGGCAACATGGATTCCAGACGCGACTGGGGCTATGCCAAAGACTATGTCAAATGCCAGTGGCTCATCCTTCAGCAGGATCAACCGGATGACTATGTGATCGCTTCCGGTGAGCAGCATACGGTTCAGGACTTCACCGACAAAGCGTTCCGTGCCAACGGCATCGAACTGCGCTGGGAAGGCGAAGGAAAAGACAAGAAAGCCTATGATGCAAAGACCGGAAAGATGCTCGTCTGCACGAATGAAAAATGGTATCGTCCGACCGATGTCGTCAACCTGCTCGGAGATCCGACCAAGGCAAAGAACAGGCTTGGATGGAATCCTCAGGAAACACCGTATGAAGAGCTTGTCCGCATCATGGCGGAACATGACCGCCGACAGGCAAAGCTGGAAAAGGCATTGAAAGATTCCGCAGTTGATTAA
- a CDS encoding ATP-binding protein, which yields MPRNKKSYTSLTAVIEKLERMNLDAMAEQLKEMDKSGELTSKSPLEVLDQLISFQSVENQNNTTERYKKKAKLYSPLADLQDLLYIPSRHINAALVDQLATNQYIDNSRNVMITSATGCGKTFLACALGNNACEHQYTVRYFTMAELLEGFRIAEARGKYVKFLRQLANTYLIIIDDFLLTSVTDRDVEYLYRLVDSKPLRNHPRSFIICSQLMKDEMYTRLGVRSTSLADAIINRLVSKAYDLEIQGDSMREMDITAELERIRAAQTIK from the coding sequence ATGCCAAGAAATAAGAAAAGCTATACCAGCCTGACGGCAGTTATAGAGAAACTGGAACGGATGAATCTCGACGCCATGGCGGAGCAGCTGAAAGAAATGGATAAAAGCGGCGAGCTCACCAGTAAAAGCCCCCTTGAAGTCCTGGATCAGCTCATATCATTTCAAAGTGTTGAGAATCAGAACAATACAACGGAAAGATATAAAAAGAAGGCAAAGCTTTACTCTCCCCTGGCGGATTTGCAGGATCTGCTGTATATTCCTTCCCGACATATTAATGCGGCGCTGGTGGATCAGCTGGCAACCAATCAATATATTGATAACAGCAGGAACGTAATGATCACTTCAGCAACGGGATGCGGAAAAACATTCCTTGCGTGCGCACTTGGCAATAATGCATGTGAACACCAATATACGGTTCGTTATTTTACAATGGCCGAACTGCTGGAGGGATTTCGAATCGCGGAGGCCAGAGGAAAGTATGTCAAGTTCCTGAGACAACTGGCAAATACATATCTGATTATCATTGATGACTTTCTGTTAACCAGCGTAACAGATCGTGATGTTGAATATCTTTATCGCCTTGTCGACAGCAAGCCTCTTAGAAATCATCCGAGATCGTTTATTATCTGTTCTCAGCTGATGAAGGATGAAATGTATACAAGACTAGGAGTGAGATCCACAAGCCTGGCAGACGCAATCATCAACAGACTGGTTTCCAAGGCATATGACCTGGAAATACAAGGGGATTCTATGCGGGAGATGGACATTACTGCTGAACTCGAACGCATCAGGGCAGCGCAGACAATAAAATAG
- a CDS encoding type I phosphomannose isomerase catalytic subunit — MNDPFLLKPAAKDYLWGGNRLNTEFGKKIDLSPLAETWECSVHPAGESIIASGPFKNRTLRSVLESHPEFMGTNAISRSDLPVLVKFIDADQDLSIQVHPDDAYARSHENGQSGKTELWYILDAEPGATIVYGLKYPLSRKEAEEELLRGDFTKYLNYVPVKKGDVFLIKAGTIHAINHGVLAAEIQESSDLTYRLFDYHRLDKNGKERPLNISGALDVADLSALQPPQQPMHVLHYQRGFATERLCRCPYFQVDRVLLNTAVVRSMVPIQTTNYTFRILLCIDGCGVMRTDEDLFFFKGDCIFIPAGSKPAHLHGSAKFLSIEC, encoded by the coding sequence ATGAATGATCCCTTTCTTCTGAAGCCTGCCGCAAAGGATTATCTGTGGGGCGGAAACCGTCTCAATACGGAATTCGGAAAGAAAATCGATCTCTCCCCTCTTGCGGAAACCTGGGAATGTTCCGTTCATCCGGCCGGTGAAAGCATCATTGCCAGCGGCCCCTTCAAAAACCGCACCCTGCGGTCCGTACTTGAGTCACATCCGGAATTCATGGGAACCAATGCGATCAGCCGCAGCGATCTGCCCGTTCTGGTGAAATTCATTGACGCCGATCAGGATCTTTCCATTCAGGTACATCCGGATGATGCCTACGCGCGATCGCATGAAAACGGACAGTCCGGAAAGACGGAACTGTGGTACATCCTTGACGCGGAGCCGGGAGCGACGATTGTTTACGGCCTCAAGTATCCCTTGAGCCGGAAAGAAGCGGAAGAAGAGCTGCTCCGCGGAGATTTTACAAAGTATCTGAACTACGTCCCTGTAAAGAAGGGCGATGTATTTCTGATCAAAGCCGGCACGATCCATGCCATCAACCATGGCGTTCTGGCGGCGGAAATTCAGGAAAGCTCCGATCTTACCTACCGCCTGTTCGATTACCACCGGCTGGATAAAAACGGAAAAGAGCGGCCGCTGAACATTTCGGGGGCTCTGGACGTGGCGGATCTTTCCGCGCTGCAGCCGCCTCAGCAGCCGATGCATGTTCTTCATTATCAGCGCGGTTTTGCGACCGAACGTCTGTGCCGGTGTCCGTATTTTCAGGTGGACCGTGTTCTATTGAATACAGCGGTCGTTCGCTCGATGGTTCCCATCCAGACAACAAACTATACCTTCCGTATTCTGCTGTGCATCGACGGATGCGGCGTAATGCGCACCGACGAAGATCTTTTCTTCTTCAAGGGTGACTGTATTTTCATTCCGGCCGGATCAAAGCCGGCACACCTGCACGGCAGCGCAAAGTTTCTTTCCATCGAATGCTGA
- a CDS encoding phospho-sugar mutase: protein MNHKIDELYRLWLKKADRDPDLQKELSAIENYEDAIEDAFYQDLKFGTGGLRGIIGAGTNRMNVYTVAKATQGLANGLKKTAASPSVAISYDSRRKSKLFAQTAAEVLCANGIRVYLYPQLMPTPCLSYAVRYFHTSAGIMITASHNPAEYNGYKVYGADGCQITTEAASRILKEIEQLDPFEDILSSSYEEDLSSGKIQLIDEAVLSCFLDTVSQQSQLFGDDADRSLSIVYTPLNGTGRVPVLKILEKQGFHNVSVVPEQEMPDEDFPTCPYPNPELDEALTLGKQLAEKKHADLLIATDPDCDRVGVMARDGGALLRLSGNEVGLLLLDYICQQKSRHHTMPADPVLIKTIVTSDLAEKIAQSFGVRTINVLTGFKYIGEQIGLLENSGKAASYVFGFEESCGYLNGTYVRDKDGVDGVMLITETAAYWKAHGKTLVQRLNEIYGTYGYMLNTLHSFSFPGEKGMQEMDGIMDRLRGPVQEIAGMNILERKDYSNGIDGLPKSNVMKFSFNGGSLVIRPSGTEPKLKIYASILDEDKEKAEAVEKKLIGAFKTEYIQ from the coding sequence ATGAATCATAAAATTGATGAACTTTACCGGTTATGGCTGAAAAAAGCAGACAGGGACCCCGATCTGCAGAAAGAACTCTCTGCCATTGAGAATTACGAGGACGCCATCGAAGATGCCTTTTATCAGGATCTGAAATTCGGAACCGGCGGACTGAGAGGAATCATCGGTGCCGGCACCAACCGCATGAATGTCTACACCGTAGCAAAAGCGACCCAGGGACTGGCCAATGGCCTCAAGAAAACAGCGGCATCTCCATCCGTCGCCATCAGCTATGATTCCCGCAGGAAGTCGAAGCTGTTTGCACAAACGGCTGCAGAAGTACTGTGTGCCAACGGCATCCGGGTATATCTCTATCCGCAGCTGATGCCCACTCCCTGCCTTTCGTATGCCGTGCGGTATTTTCATACTTCTGCCGGCATCATGATCACCGCATCCCACAACCCTGCCGAATATAACGGATACAAGGTATACGGAGCGGACGGCTGTCAGATTACCACGGAAGCCGCTTCAAGAATCCTGAAGGAAATTGAGCAGCTGGATCCGTTTGAAGATATTCTCTCTTCCTCCTATGAGGAAGATCTTTCTTCCGGAAAGATCCAGCTCATTGATGAAGCTGTTCTTTCCTGCTTCCTTGATACCGTCAGTCAGCAGTCGCAGCTGTTTGGCGACGATGCGGACCGCAGCCTTTCCATTGTTTATACGCCCCTGAACGGAACGGGCAGAGTACCTGTTCTGAAGATTCTGGAAAAACAGGGATTCCACAATGTAAGTGTCGTGCCTGAACAGGAAATGCCGGATGAAGATTTTCCGACCTGTCCCTATCCCAACCCGGAACTTGATGAGGCGCTGACACTGGGAAAACAGCTTGCTGAAAAGAAGCACGCAGATCTTTTGATTGCGACGGATCCGGATTGTGACCGTGTCGGTGTCATGGCACGGGATGGCGGGGCGTTGCTGAGACTCAGCGGCAATGAGGTCGGTCTTCTGCTGCTGGACTATATCTGTCAGCAGAAATCCAGACACCATACGATGCCTGCGGATCCGGTATTGATCAAAACGATCGTCACATCGGATCTGGCCGAAAAGATTGCGCAAAGCTTCGGCGTGCGGACAATCAATGTCCTGACAGGATTCAAGTACATTGGCGAACAGATCGGACTGCTGGAAAACAGCGGAAAGGCTGCTTCGTATGTGTTCGGCTTTGAAGAAAGCTGCGGCTATCTGAACGGCACCTATGTTCGGGATAAGGATGGCGTCGATGGCGTCATGCTGATTACGGAAACCGCCGCCTACTGGAAAGCACATGGCAAAACGCTGGTTCAGCGGTTGAACGAGATTTACGGCACCTATGGCTATATGCTGAATACGCTGCATTCATTCTCCTTTCCGGGCGAAAAAGGCATGCAGGAAATGGACGGCATCATGGACCGTCTGCGCGGCCCGGTTCAGGAGATTGCAGGCATGAATATTCTGGAGCGGAAAGATTACAGCAATGGCATTGATGGACTTCCGAAATCAAATGTCATGAAATTCTCCTTCAATGGTGGATCCCTTGTGATCCGTCCTTCCGGAACCGAGCCGAAGCTGAAGATCTATGCATCGATCCTGGATGAGGACAAGGAAAAAGCCGAAGCCGTGGAAAAAAAGCTGATCGGAGCGTTCAAAACAGAATATATCCAATAA